The Anomalospiza imberbis isolate Cuckoo-Finch-1a 21T00152 chromosome 27, ASM3175350v1, whole genome shotgun sequence genome segment CCCTCCAGCCCTTGCTGCTCCCCCTCGGGTCCAAGTGTCACTGGTCTGTCACGTGAGATATAATCCTGGATGGAATATAATCCTGGATGGAATAAAATCCCTGATCTGACATGAAAGTTCTCCTAAAACTCATCAGCATCCCTGAAACGTAGCTCATAATTACCCATTCATCCTCTTCAGGTTGGtctgcagccccactccctTGGCCCACGCCGCCACTCTCCTTCGGAGCGCTGAGGCTTTCATGCCCActgatttcattttctcttccattttttcccagacACGAGGAACTCCCAAAAAAGCAGTTGGCCTCACTTCTCTCAGGGTCTCCACCAAACTGCCCTGAAAGAAGCAGGATTTAATGCAGTTTTTAGAAGTGATTCACTGCAGACTTCAGGTCAGCACTGGTCACTAGCAAAAACTTGGGAGTCTGCCATCAGTTTTGAGtaactgtttgtttttttgcagCACCACCAAGAGAAGGGAACCCCTGAGGCATTCCAGTGGGAATTGGGAAGGGAGCAAGGGTCAATGCTTtcagtgccagcactgacacAAGAATCCTTTACTCAGGACTCAGATTTAGCTGGGGCCATGGTGCAATGTGGGCAGAGCAAACACAAGGCTGTTGCTCAACCAGCTCTTGATGCGGCACCAGGTGTCAGGTAAGAACTCAGCAGATCCCAGTTCTGAAGTGCTGGGTCAGCTTGTCCCAGTTTGTGACTGAGTCAGAAGGCTCCAGTCAAACCATCAGGGGCAGTTGGTCAGAGGGCAAAGTAAACCCAGTTAGGAAAGCTGACAGAATCACGAGATAACACAGCCTTGTTTCAAGCACCCACCCCAGCACAAGCAGGTGGATGAGTGTAAGTTTATTATCTTATTTTTTTACCTTCAGTGCATCTGGTTGGGCAAAGTAAACTTGCACTCCAAGGGTCATGGCTGCCCAAATATCACACATTTGTGCAGCAATGTGGCTGAGGGGCAGGTAGCTGAccacctcctcctgcctgtCGTGGGCATCGCTCAGCATGATGAAGcgcgcggccgctgccgccgtcCACGTCAGCTGCAACAAGAACCCCCAGGGGCttcagagcagggacagcacagatCACACAAGGCACAACACAGCTACAGCACCCTGGGATCTCAACAGCAGCACTCGGCTCGTTCAGCTGGagcacaggagactgaggggaggctcctcgggggctgcagctcctcccgaggggaggcagaggggcaggggctgagctctgctctgggacagggacaggagcccaggaagggctggagctgggccaggccttggcatggagctcagggaaaggttcttccccccgagggtgctggcactgcccaggctccccagggaatggtcccggccccaaggctgccagagctgcaggagcgtttggacagcgctgccagggatgctcagggtggggtgttggggtggctgggcagggacaggactggGCTGATGATCCCTgagggtccctcccagctcaggatgttCTCCCTCAGCACCCCTGGGGCGGCACTGGGCACTCACGTTGTCGTGGCTGAGCATGACGCCCTTGGGCTGCCCCGTGGTGCCCGAGGTGTAGATGAGGGTGCAGCACTGGTTGGGTTTCTGGGACACGATGATCTCGCGGAGCCGCGAGTCCGGCAcgtccctgcccagctccatgAACTCCCTCCACTGCAGAGAACAGAAGGGCTCAGTTCCTTTGTAAGGTATCACCCACAGGAAAAATTAACCTCTTTTCTACACAGCAAGAGAAGGAAGCTGTTCTCCCTGCCCAGACCTCTGGAAGAGGCTGTAAACCCACATTGTCACCCCACAGTGTTTTCTGGCTGACACAGGGAGaagcagaaaggagacagacCCACCCCCAGCAGCTTTACAGCTCTGTAGCAACTCCCTGGAGTAACTGTGGGGTACAAGGTGTCTGGCAAAGGTCAGCAGCCTCCCTACAACAAGGATTATCCAGGTTGCACAACAGCAGACACCTCCTGCCCACAACAGCCAACGCAAGCTCAGGGGATCGCAGTCACAGAACCCCAggctggtttggcttggaagggaccttaaggatcatctcattccaaggccctgccatggacagggatgtCACCCATCAGATGTTCAaggccccagggcaggtgacagGTACTTGCAGCCATCAGCTGAACACAACCAGCCCTTAGAAACCATGAAGAAGCCCAGGACTCACCGAGTACAGATTTGGTCTCTTCTCTTTGATCTCCTCCCTGTACTGGACAATGCCCTTCAGATGAGGTAGTCTGTGTTCAATCTGTGTTAAGAAGGGAGATTTGTGAGAAGGAGCAAATGCTGCTTGTCCCTTTCAGACCTCTGTAACCCCCACCAAGCACGCTCCTCATATTTGCCACTTTATGTAAAGCCAAGAGAATCCCATCTGTGCTCCTGAAAGAATGGGTTTGCCTCACTAGGAACAGTCATAATTTGAGCTGGGATGGTGCCAGACAACCTAGAGGATGCTCAGTTGTTCATTCTGGCTTCTTCTATTTTAAGCCCAAGGCTTTTAAGAAGTGAAAGCACCACGTAACCTCTTGTGAGACAAGGTGCCAGTGACAGCTCacctggctggagcagggagcacaCCAAGGAATTCACCTCTGCTCTCAGACCCAGCACTCCCCTCAGGTAATGCCCTCCCACACCATTTTGCCCTCCCACATCTGTCAACAGGTTGCTGTTACCCTCAGCCGTTTAAAAAACATAATTACTTCTAAgattttctgcagctgtttaTGGTTTTCCACCACTATAATGTTGGCACTGCAGTTCTCTGCTACATAATGACAGGCCTCAGGAGAGTTTGTAGTGTAGATCCCAACAGCAAATcccctggaaaagggaaaaaacagaacagaaaagcaaaacagagtTAGAGGACAAGCAGAGTTGCTGGCAAAATTCAGACCATTTCAGAACAATATCCcataaaatgacaaaaaagaGGGGAGAGCTTAATTCCAAAAGGAAAGATTCTGTTCTGGGGCATGGGAAATGTCAAGAGTGGTGCAAGAGACCAAAATATCTCATGTGGAAGGCAGATATCACAATCCAGCCATGGGATTCTCTGGCATTTCTTTAATCACTGTGTACATAAGAATGCTTTTGGATTAACCTACTGGTCACCTTATTTTGAGAGAAGcagaagtatttaatttttgtctCATTAATTAATTATGAAATAGTTCAGCTCCTATCTACCTTCATTAAATCCAAATCTAAGCAATTTGGTTTGGGGtgttctttgtttgttttactgGGGTTTTAATCAAAACCTGCTTCTCATGTGAATACTGCAGTCACTCTCTGCCTGCCAAAGCAAAAAGCATGGCAAGAAACAAGAGTCTTACCCTGCAAGGATAGCTCCAATGTCAGCAATGAACCACTCAGCAGAATTAAATCCCAGGATGCCCACTCCATGGAAacgctccagccccagctgtaAACAAGAGATGGCATTACAGCAGCCTGCCTTCTCCTTTGGACAAAGCTCAGGGCTCATCTGCAGATCTCTGCTGTGAGCACAGCACTGAGGGAAGAGTTCATGTTCTCACACAGGGTAATTCCCACTGAAAAACTCCCCAGGAGCCAGGATGGAGCCAGTGAAAGTTTCACATCACTGTCCCACTGGAAGTGGGTAGGAAAACAGGGATTTGCTGAGGTCTGCCCTTGGAAAGACAGGCTCACTGGAATTCACTAGCAGGACTATAAACCTGCAATCCAGGGAGTTACCAGTTCCCCTTGGGCTGGGAATGAGGAGGTGAGAGGTGAAGTCAGACAACACCTCCTGGGACATTTGGCACAAGCTGGGAATGTCAGATATCAATAATGGCCAGGGCAACAAGCTCCAGTGGCAGTCACACTTGGCTATGAAATTCCAGTTCTTGGAGTCCCAGTTTTTAACTCCCTCagccagactggttttgtcccaGAGTGGAAGATCCCAAAACAGGAGTAAAACCAAGCTGGCCTTAACTTGAAGAGATAAGACTTGATCCCAACAATAAAAGCACGTGGTGCTGGTTTCTGTCTCCAGTCTCCTAATCCCAGCAGCACAAGCAAAAGGCTGGGCCACGTGGGACATTGAAGTCTGGTTTGTAAGCATCCctttttttcttagaaagaTGAACCTTTCCAAGCCTCTGGAGGGGCAGTGTCCAGGTTTGCCATACACCTCAAACACCTcactttaaatatttctttacatgttttttttttccttacattttttttttccttacatgttttttttaaatgtggaagcaactgtcaaaaaaaaaaaaagaaataccaaGGTGTCCATAGCATGTCCAGGTACTTCCCTGTCACTGTAAGATTCATCTGCACTGATGGAATTTGCAGATTTAAGAAAGACTTGACTGCAGCCATTCCAGCACTTAACATGAACATTAATCCAGTGAACATTAATCCACTGAACATGAATCTTGACTTTGTTTTGACACAGtgtttcctttgttttattttgataCAGTGGTCGGAAGAGAGAGaacagttttaaattaaaacaagagAGATTTACATCAgatattgggcaggaattgttccctaggagggtgggcaggccctggcacagggtgcccagagcagctggggctgcccctggatccctggcagtgcccaaggccaggctggacagggcttggagcagcctgggacagtgaaggtgtccctgccatggcaggggtggcactggatgagctttgagaTCCCTTCtcactcaaaccattctgtttTTAGGATTCTGTGAATATGCACAAAGAGAACTCAACAAACTCTTACCTTCAGAAAGCTTTTGGCTGCTCTCCAGCACTCATCATAGTACATCTTATACGTCAGCTTTATCCACTGGCCATCTTTTTTGGATGCAAGGGCGTAATAGTCACTGTATTTGTTGACACTTTCCTGCAAGAGCTGGTGCACAGTCTTTGGGGCCTCGCTGCCAGGGCCCTGCTCTTCCATCCTCAGCCTCACCTCTCCATCACGACGTGTTGTCCACACACTGGAGCCAGGAGGGGAGGAGGCTGCTTTGAAAGGAAAGTGTTCAGCACCTTAGATTTAGAAATTTGCTGCTGCCATAGGAGCAATACAAATACAAGTCTCAAGCATATGAGAGCAAATGTTGTTACACCCCCTCCCACACCCCTTTTTCGACCCTTTCTTCATGGCAATTTCACCATGTGACCGCCAGTATTTTAGAATAGAAGCCTTTAGAGCACTTTCAAATTTTGTTAAACATTTCCCACTTGCATCCCCTCTaacctgctctgctgccctAAGGCTCTTATACTGGTAAGGTGAAGGTTTCCTGCATCTTATACTctgctattttaatttttttttcttttaaggagGACTGAAAGCAGGACACTGGTACCTGGCAGATGAGCACCAGGCACTCTCATTGCCTGCTTAACCCCTGAAGCACAGCTGTGCTTTAAACTCTTGAGTTCCAGACACTTCTGCACAACCCATCCTGCAACCTGAGCTGCTTCTTCTATTGTCATGGTTTGAGAAATCCCTCTCTCATTGCAATAATAATTTCAGGCACCCCACAGTCCCCAAACTTCCATTCACTCACCTTTGGGATCGAGTGAGTTCACCTGACATCTCTCCATCTTGGAATCTTCCCCTGGCTCGCTGTTGTGTGGCTCAGCAGTTCTGCAAGGCAAAAGGAGTTATCCCTGGATGAGAGCATGGAGGGCTGCCTGCCACAGGCAGGTTTGCTCCATCCCTTAATGTCACTCAGTCCTTGGATGTCAGAGTGACTCCTGATGCTCTGCAGGTGACTTTATTAATTCACTGCCCTGCCCATTATTAATTCACATAGTCCCAGCAATGGAACAGCTCCCTCCAAGTGTGcaagctctgcctgtgctggtgctgaaAACGAGTGTTGTCCTAATTGCAGCTTTCATTGCAGACAAGCTGCAGAAGAATGCATACACATCATCCTAAAACAACCATTCTTAaaagctgctccaggtgcttGAAACAAAGAGtctgcagctgggaggaggaggagaaggggggcaGGAAGGGACACTTGGATCTGGAACTCATCTCCTGTTTGCAATATGTGAGTCCAACAACAGGGGAtgccctggggacactctggAGTCACCCCATGGGGAAACCCACGGAGATTTCctgcaaaggagcaggaaattgATTTAACAGGAAATATTGTTTTCAGGTATTCCTATTAAAACCAGGGCTCCTACCAGATGCTTGGGAAGAAACAGAAACAGGCTCATCCCATGCGCTTCAGCCAGGCTCCTCCCAGCTGAGTTGTCCTTTCACtttcagccctgcaggagctggtgaAGCACCACCTGCCTGCTTGCAAAACTGTTCTTACTCCATCCCTTTCCAAACTGGACTGTCTCACAGCCCTAATGAGGAGGGTAAGGGATAATCAAGGCTAATGTCCCACttgagagcaggagctggaaggCAGACCCAGTGAGATTTGGGAATCCCACCCTccaagcaggcagctgctgctttgttcCCTGCCCTGGGTAATGCCCCGCCAGGACCATTGATGTCCGAGTTTTATCTGATTTAAGGTTACACTGCAGAGACCCAAACTTTCCATCCTGCCTTGCCCTACCGGGCCCTTTGTCTCAGCCCATCACTCAGGTGTTGCTCCTCCAGGCCGGTGTTTTCCCTTCTCAGCAGCAACAGCTGCAGCACCAACCCCAGGCTCTTCCAGAAGAGTCCTGACATCACAATaaccccagcactgcaggggcagctctgggcaggaaGGAGCCCTGACTCTGCCCATCACAGTCACACTCACACAGGTGAGAGCTCCTCTGGGCCCACACAAACTCCTCAGCCCAAGCCAGGCAGGGCTCCCACCAAGTCCCACCTTTTACTTCCTTTCTACCAGGCCAGAGACAAGACAACCAGCACAGGCACTGTGTGAATTTAAGGGCAAGGGGGAAATCTCTTCCCTCCAATCTACATTTATTCTGAATTTCTAGGGAGCACACAACTATGACTGCTTTGGGCATATGAGGAGGTTTAAGGCCCAGGGAAGATCTGACATGGCTGATCACATGTCCCATTCTAAAGCAGAACTGCTTCTCTGAACTAATCTGCAAGCCAGCAACCAGGGCtgagtaaataatttctttatttccccCAAGGGGATTATGAGATGTTCCCATCTCCGTGCTCCCTCCTCATTATTGAGAACATTTTTCAGCACAAATTAATCCTCAGTTGCAATAGTTCTGCACCATTTCTCCACCAGCTTTTATGATCAAAGCATGCAAATGACCCAGTAACATGAG includes the following:
- the ACSBG2 gene encoding long-chain-fatty-acid--CoA ligase ACSBG2 isoform X5 gives rise to the protein MERCQVNSLDPKAASSPPGSSVWTTRRDGEVRLRMEEQGPGSEAPKTVHQLLQESVNKYSDYYALASKKDGQWIKLTYKMYYDECWRAAKSFLKLGLERFHGVGILGFNSAEWFIADIGAILAGGFAVGIYTTNSPEACHYVAENCSANIIVVENHKQLQKILEIEHRLPHLKGIVQYREEIKEKRPNLYSWREFMELGRDVPDSRLREIIVSQKPNQCCTLIYTSGTTGQPKGVMLSHDNLTWTAAAAARFIMLSDAHDRQEEVVSYLPLSHIAAQMCDIWAAMTLGVQVYFAQPDALKGSLVETLREVRPTAFLGVPRVWEKMEEKMKSVGMKASALRRRVAAWAKGVGLQTNLKRMNGCSEVPVNFRLAQQLVYRKVRKAIGLDRCTKCYTGAAPITRDTLEFFLSLNIPVLELYGMSESSGPHTISLPHAFRLGSCGKELMGCHTLIHKPDKDGIGEICFSGRHVFMGYLNMEDKTKEAIDEDGWLHSGDLGKHDKDGFLFITGRIKELIITAGGENIPPVPIEDAVKNAVPIISNAMLVGDKAKFLSMLLTLKCVVDAETGEPGDDLAPEALEFCQKLGSKATKVSEIISSKDKAIYAAIQKGISAVNEGAVSNAQKVQKWVLLEKDFSLFGGELGPTMKLKRPVVAQKYQDQIAQFYTDIETPSGEPSTRT
- the ACSBG2 gene encoding long-chain-fatty-acid--CoA ligase ACSBG2 isoform X6 translates to MERCQVNSLDPKASSPPGSSVWTTRRDGEVRLRMEEQGPGSEAPKTVHQLLQESVNKYSDYYALASKKDGQWIKLTYKMYYDECWRAAKSFLKLGLERFHGVGILGFNSAEWFIADIGAILAGGFAVGIYTTNSPEACHYVAENCSANIIVVENHKQLQKILEIEHRLPHLKGIVQYREEIKEKRPNLYSWREFMELGRDVPDSRLREIIVSQKPNQCCTLIYTSGTTGQPKGVMLSHDNLTWTAAAAARFIMLSDAHDRQEEVVSYLPLSHIAAQMCDIWAAMTLGVQVYFAQPDALKGSLVETLREVRPTAFLGVPRVWEKMEEKMKSVGMKASALRRRVAAWAKGVGLQTNLKRMNGCSEVPVNFRLAQQLVYRKVRKAIGLDRCTKCYTGAAPITRDTLEFFLSLNIPVLELYGMSESSGPHTISLPHAFRLGSCGKELMGCHTLIHKPDKDGIGEICFSGRHVFMGYLNMEDKTKEAIDEDGWLHSGDLGKHDKDGFLFITGRIKELIITAGGENIPPVPIEDAVKNAVPIISNAMLVGDKAKFLSMLLTLKCVVDAETGEPGDDLAPEALEFCQKLGSKATKVSEIISSKDKAIYAAIQKGISAVNEGAVSNAQKVQKWVLLEKDFSLFGGELGPTMKLKRPVVAQKYQDQIAQFYTDIETPSGEPSTRT
- the ACSBG2 gene encoding long-chain-fatty-acid--CoA ligase ACSBG2 isoform X3, with amino-acid sequence MRGTVLCESDARMALAEPVSVAYCNSALQGSCEGAREDVLLNSSPRTAEPHNSEPGEDSKMERCQVNSLDPKAASSPPGSSVWTTRRDGEVRLRMEEQGPGSEAPKTVHQLLQESVNKYSDYYALASKKDGQWIKLTYKMYYDECWRAAKSFLKLGLERFHGVGILGFNSAEWFIADIGAILAGGFAVGIYTTNSPEACHYVAENCSANIIVVENHKQLQKILEIEHRLPHLKGIVQYREEIKEKRPNLYSWREFMELGRDVPDSRLREIIVSQKPNQCCTLIYTSGTTGQPKGVMLSHDNLTWTAAAAARFIMLSDAHDRQEEVVSYLPLSHIAAQMCDIWAAMTLGVQVYFAQPDALKGSLVETLREVRPTAFLGVPRVWEKMEEKMKSVGMKASALRRRVAAWAKGVGLQTNLKRMNGCSEVPVNFRLAQQLVYRKVRKAIGLDRCTKCYTGAAPITRDTLEFFLSLNIPVLELYGMSESSGPHTISLPHAFRLGSCGKELMGCHTLIHKPDKDGIGEICFSGRHVFMGYLNMEDKTKEAIDEDGWLHSGDLGKHDKDGFLFITGRIKELIITAGGENIPPVPIEDAVKNAVPIISNAMLVGDKAKFLSMLLTLKCVVDAETGEPGDDLAPEALEFCQKLGSKATKVSEIISSKDKAIYAAIQKGISAVNEGAVSNAQKVQKWVLLEKDFSLFGGELGPTMKLKRPVVAQKYQDQIAQFYTDIETPSGEPSTRT
- the ACSBG2 gene encoding long-chain-fatty-acid--CoA ligase ACSBG2 isoform X4, coding for MALAEPVSVAYCNSALQGSCEGAREDVLLNSSPRTAEPHNSEPGEDSKMERCQVNSLDPKAASSPPGSSVWTTRRDGEVRLRMEEQGPGSEAPKTVHQLLQESVNKYSDYYALASKKDGQWIKLTYKMYYDECWRAAKSFLKLGLERFHGVGILGFNSAEWFIADIGAILAGGFAVGIYTTNSPEACHYVAENCSANIIVVENHKQLQKILEIEHRLPHLKGIVQYREEIKEKRPNLYSWREFMELGRDVPDSRLREIIVSQKPNQCCTLIYTSGTTGQPKGVMLSHDNLTWTAAAAARFIMLSDAHDRQEEVVSYLPLSHIAAQMCDIWAAMTLGVQVYFAQPDALKGSLVETLREVRPTAFLGVPRVWEKMEEKMKSVGMKASALRRRVAAWAKGVGLQTNLKRMNGCSEVPVNFRLAQQLVYRKVRKAIGLDRCTKCYTGAAPITRDTLEFFLSLNIPVLELYGMSESSGPHTISLPHAFRLGSCGKELMGCHTLIHKPDKDGIGEICFSGRHVFMGYLNMEDKTKEAIDEDGWLHSGDLGKHDKDGFLFITGRIKELIITAGGENIPPVPIEDAVKNAVPIISNAMLVGDKAKFLSMLLTLKCVVDAETGEPGDDLAPEALEFCQKLGSKATKVSEIISSKDKAIYAAIQKGISAVNEGAVSNAQKVQKWVLLEKDFSLFGGELGPTMKLKRPVVAQKYQDQIAQFYTDIETPSGEPSTRT